A part of Methanohalobium evestigatum Z-7303 genomic DNA contains:
- a CDS encoding YgiQ family radical SAM protein has translation MKKSKHNIFLTSDFLPVSLEDANKRGWEELDVIIVTGDAYVDHPGFGATIIGRVLEDEGFRVGIIAQPDWNNIDDFKKLGKPRLFFAVTAGNTDSMVSNYTSSLKPRSSDAYSPGGEKNRRPNRATLVYTNRLKEVYPDVPIVLGGIEASLRRFAQYDYLSNKVRKSILADAPADILVYGMGELQNKEIAKQLDNGKSVNEIQNIDGTVWKLAVKKWKKQKGDYLNDYVEIASYDEVSTNKKSYANAFKTIYEEQDYINGKAIVQPHPKTIIVQNKPMRPLTQQELDHVYELPFTREAHPSYKEPIPALDTVKFSITSHRGCFGNCSFCAITQHQGRIITSRSIESIVREATGFTERPDFKGTVSGVGGPSANMYGMECKKWHKSGVCKNKFCLYPEPCPSLDTKHKKSIDMLRRLRQIPGVSKVLIGYGIRHDLALQDENYMEELCAHHVGGQLKVAPEHFSDEVTDVMRKPGKQVFEEFASKFNEINEKLGKEQYLVSFLISGHPGSKIENMVELAEYIRDTGRYTEQVQDFTPTPMTVSTCMFYTGIDPFTGKKVYIPDSPKEKRIQRALMHYRNPKNHKLVYEGLKKANRMDLVGNAWKCLISRRKK, from the coding sequence ATGAAAAAATCCAAACACAATATATTCCTGACATCCGATTTTCTTCCCGTGAGTTTAGAAGATGCAAATAAACGCGGGTGGGAAGAGCTGGATGTAATTATTGTAACCGGAGATGCATATGTAGATCATCCCGGGTTCGGAGCCACTATCATAGGACGTGTACTGGAAGATGAAGGATTCCGTGTAGGTATCATTGCACAGCCAGATTGGAACAACATCGATGATTTTAAAAAATTGGGAAAACCAAGGCTCTTTTTTGCAGTCACTGCAGGTAATACCGATTCTATGGTCAGCAACTATACTTCCAGCCTGAAACCACGAAGCAGTGACGCATATTCACCGGGTGGTGAGAAAAACCGCCGTCCCAACAGAGCTACATTGGTTTATACAAACCGATTAAAAGAGGTATATCCTGATGTTCCCATTGTACTCGGTGGTATAGAAGCATCGCTTAGACGTTTTGCACAATATGATTATTTATCCAATAAAGTCCGTAAATCGATACTTGCCGATGCTCCCGCCGATATACTGGTTTACGGAATGGGTGAATTACAAAACAAAGAAATAGCCAAACAACTTGACAATGGTAAATCGGTCAACGAAATACAAAATATCGATGGAACTGTATGGAAACTTGCGGTTAAAAAATGGAAAAAGCAAAAAGGTGATTATTTAAATGATTACGTGGAAATTGCATCCTACGATGAAGTTTCCACAAATAAAAAATCATATGCAAACGCCTTTAAAACGATATATGAGGAACAGGATTACATAAATGGAAAAGCCATTGTCCAGCCCCACCCTAAAACCATCATCGTCCAGAACAAACCAATGCGTCCATTGACCCAGCAGGAACTTGACCATGTTTATGAACTACCTTTTACAAGGGAAGCTCACCCTTCATATAAAGAACCCATTCCTGCACTGGACACAGTTAAATTTTCAATAACTTCTCACAGAGGGTGTTTTGGTAATTGCTCATTCTGTGCTATAACCCAGCATCAAGGGCGTATAATAACAAGCCGAAGTATTGAATCTATAGTTAGAGAAGCTACCGGGTTCACAGAACGACCTGATTTTAAAGGCACTGTATCAGGTGTAGGAGGTCCCAGTGCCAATATGTATGGGATGGAATGTAAAAAATGGCACAAAAGTGGTGTATGTAAAAACAAATTCTGTCTTTATCCAGAACCCTGTCCATCTCTTGACACAAAACATAAAAAAAGTATTGATATGTTAAGGCGTCTAAGACAGATACCCGGTGTTTCAAAAGTTCTCATTGGATATGGTATTCGTCATGACCTTGCTCTACAGGATGAAAATTATATGGAAGAACTGTGTGCTCATCATGTAGGAGGACAGCTTAAGGTTGCTCCTGAACATTTCTCTGATGAGGTAACAGATGTCATGCGAAAACCGGGAAAACAAGTTTTTGAAGAGTTTGCCAGTAAATTCAATGAAATCAACGAAAAACTTGGAAAAGAACAGTACCTTGTAAGCTTTTTAATTTCAGGTCATCCAGGCAGCAAAATCGAAAACATGGTAGAACTGGCTGAATATATAAGAGATACTGGCAGATATACAGAACAGGTACAGGATTTTACACCTACTCCTATGACTGTTTCTACCTGCATGTTCTATACAGGAATCGATCCTTTCACAGGTAAAAAGGTGTATATACCGGATTCTCCAAAAGAAAAACGTATACAACGTGCACTTATGCATTATAGAAACCCGAAAAATCATAAGCTGGTATATGAAGGGTTGAAAAAAGCCAATCGTATGGATCTGGTAGGCAATGCATGGAAATGCCTGATATCACGAAGAAAAAAATAA
- a CDS encoding (Fe-S)-binding protein, with translation MTESEDKSDSYLRSILKCVRCGTCRSVCPVFDELGWESSGARGRILVAHALSQGMDVDSDVLNSLNTCTTCGLCEQNCPSGAKPPDVIEDTRRQLVLKNKMTDKQAELRENVTKYGNPLAETSDRYSWLGQDSADIKSRAEYVFFVGCLESYRYPEVAKTTFDILKKFDVTLLPNEHCCGSPLLRTGFEADDVTEENIEQIRKIGAHTVITGCAGCYTTFKNDYPDEFNVKHVSEFLADHIDELGLKPLDITVTYHDPCHIGRKHGIYEAPRKVIKAICNLKEMKTVRENARCCGGGGGVLSGYPELSHSIAETRMTEVPEGVDYVVTSCPLCRRNLSQGNKNISVIDLIELVALAMKQN, from the coding sequence ATGACTGAATCAGAAGACAAATCCGATTCTTATCTCAGGTCAATACTAAAGTGTGTACGTTGTGGTACATGCCGTTCAGTATGTCCTGTCTTTGATGAACTTGGCTGGGAATCATCAGGAGCTCGAGGACGTATTCTTGTGGCACATGCTCTTTCACAGGGTATGGATGTTGATTCTGATGTACTGAACAGCCTCAATACATGTACTACATGTGGTTTATGTGAACAAAATTGTCCCTCAGGAGCAAAACCTCCAGATGTTATTGAAGATACCAGACGTCAGCTTGTTTTGAAAAACAAAATGACAGATAAACAGGCTGAACTCAGGGAAAATGTAACCAAATACGGAAACCCACTTGCAGAAACATCTGACAGGTATTCTTGGCTGGGGCAAGATTCTGCAGATATTAAAAGCCGTGCAGAATATGTATTTTTTGTGGGATGTCTTGAGTCTTATCGATATCCAGAGGTAGCAAAAACGACATTCGATATCTTGAAAAAATTCGATGTAACCCTCTTACCGAATGAGCACTGCTGCGGGTCACCCCTGCTTCGTACCGGTTTTGAAGCGGACGATGTGACCGAGGAAAATATAGAACAGATTAGAAAAATCGGAGCTCATACAGTTATTACTGGGTGTGCAGGTTGCTATACCACTTTCAAAAATGATTATCCTGATGAGTTCAATGTTAAACATGTTTCTGAATTTCTGGCAGACCATATAGATGAACTGGGTTTAAAACCACTGGATATAACTGTTACCTATCATGACCCCTGCCATATAGGGAGGAAACATGGAATATACGAGGCACCTCGAAAAGTTATAAAGGCAATCTGCAACCTCAAGGAAATGAAAACAGTACGAGAAAATGCCAGATGCTGTGGTGGAGGTGGAGGTGTCCTTTCGGGATATCCTGAATTGTCCCATTCAATCGCAGAAACACGGATGACTGAAGTACCGGAAGGTGTGGATTACGTGGTGACTTCATGTCCACTGTGCCGGAGGAACCTTAGTCAGGGTAACAAAAATATTTCTGTTATAGACCTTATTGAACTTGTGGCACTTGCAATGAAACAAAATTAA
- a CDS encoding TatD family hydrolase: MSYNIIDSHCHLDFKKFNKDREEAIERANLNGVTELINSGIDYKTNESSLKLSDKYPNIHATLGLSPMVASNSEDDVVDDILSHIEQNLETAVGIGEAGMDFYHCKNESEKDDQLQAFKNVVELADSFDKTLVIHGRDAEDKLLNLVQHLDNVVFHCYSGSIETMKKITGMGYYISIATLVCFSKHHQSLVRELPIDKMLLETDSPYLSPYRGKRNEPAFIVNSVDKIANILNTDASYIASKTAKNTHRVFGL, from the coding sequence ATGTCATACAATATAATCGATTCACATTGCCATCTCGATTTTAAAAAATTCAATAAAGATAGAGAAGAAGCTATCGAACGTGCAAATCTTAACGGAGTAACAGAACTAATAAATTCCGGAATAGATTACAAGACAAATGAATCCAGTCTAAAACTTTCTGACAAATATCCCAATATTCATGCCACCCTTGGCTTAAGCCCTATGGTAGCCTCTAATTCAGAGGATGATGTTGTTGATGATATTCTGTCCCATATTGAGCAAAATCTTGAAACTGCAGTCGGTATTGGAGAAGCAGGCATGGACTTTTATCACTGCAAAAATGAATCTGAAAAAGATGACCAGTTGCAGGCATTCAAAAATGTCGTTGAATTGGCTGACTCATTTGACAAGACCCTTGTAATCCATGGAAGAGATGCCGAAGACAAACTATTAAACCTTGTCCAGCACCTTGATAATGTTGTTTTCCACTGCTACAGTGGTTCAATTGAAACCATGAAAAAAATTACCGGTATGGGATACTATATATCCATAGCAACTCTTGTATGTTTTTCTAAACACCATCAATCCCTTGTTAGAGAATTACCCATTGATAAAATGTTGCTGGAGACAGACAGCCCTTATTTATCACCATATCGTGGAAAAAGAAATGAACCAGCATTTATTGTCAATTCTGTGGATAAAATAGCAAACATCCTAAATACAGATGCATCCTATATAGCGTCTAAAACTGCAAAAAATACGCATCGTGTTTTTGGGTTATAA
- a CDS encoding 2-isopropylmalate synthase, protein MRGIVFYGTEHIRNKHISIFDTTLRDGEQTPGISLNTEQKLNIAQQLDKLGVDVLEAGFAVSTKGDRESVQAIANAGLSLDVCGLARVKREDIDACVETGVDMIHTFVSTSDVQRIHTINKSREEVLEMAVDAVEYIKDHDIKCLFSAMDATRTDFDYLIDIYKSVEGAGCDIINVPDTVGVMSPSSMYNLISDINNNVNIPIDVHCHNDFGLAVANSLMAVEAGASQTQVTINGLGERAGNADLAETAMSLNSIYGAKTNINTKYIMETAKMVERYTGINIPAHMPIVGENAFAHESGIHTHGVLEKSDTFEPGIMTPEMVGQNRRIVLGKHAGKHAIKKSLETAGIYPTDEQLNEIIDNIKSIADKGKRITDADLYTIASTVMGKPSGEDAIKLKELSVMTGNISTPTAVVKAVIRDSETIASNTGVGPVDAAIKAVEEIIGEYATINIHDFRIEAISGGSDALAEVTIGVEDEKGKIISARSASADIVIASVDALITSLNIMLKSKS, encoded by the coding sequence ATAAGAGGGATCGTTTTTTACGGGACTGAACATATCAGAAACAAACACATAAGTATTTTTGACACCACGCTTCGTGACGGAGAACAAACCCCGGGTATCTCATTAAATACAGAACAAAAGTTAAACATTGCACAACAGCTTGATAAATTAGGTGTAGATGTTCTGGAAGCAGGGTTTGCAGTTTCAACCAAAGGCGACCGTGAATCTGTACAGGCTATAGCAAATGCAGGATTGAGTCTTGATGTTTGTGGTCTTGCAAGGGTCAAAAGAGAAGACATTGACGCATGTGTAGAAACCGGCGTAGATATGATTCACACATTTGTATCTACATCTGATGTGCAGAGGATACACACCATAAATAAAAGCCGGGAAGAAGTTTTGGAGATGGCAGTTGATGCTGTGGAATACATAAAAGACCATGATATAAAATGCCTGTTTTCTGCTATGGACGCCACACGCACTGATTTTGATTACCTGATTGACATATACAAATCCGTTGAAGGTGCAGGATGCGACATCATTAATGTACCTGATACCGTAGGAGTAATGTCACCTTCCAGCATGTATAACCTTATAAGTGATATCAATAATAATGTAAACATACCTATTGACGTCCACTGCCACAATGATTTTGGGCTGGCAGTAGCTAATAGCTTGATGGCAGTGGAAGCTGGAGCAAGTCAAACACAGGTTACTATAAACGGTCTGGGTGAAAGAGCCGGAAATGCTGACCTTGCAGAAACTGCAATGAGTTTAAACTCCATTTACGGTGCCAAGACCAACATTAACACCAAATATATAATGGAAACTGCAAAAATGGTAGAAAGATATACTGGTATCAACATTCCAGCGCATATGCCTATTGTTGGAGAAAATGCTTTTGCCCACGAATCTGGAATACATACACACGGTGTACTTGAAAAATCCGATACCTTTGAACCCGGTATAATGACTCCTGAAATGGTTGGTCAGAACCGGCGTATTGTACTTGGAAAACATGCAGGCAAACATGCAATTAAAAAATCACTGGAAACTGCAGGAATCTACCCAACAGATGAACAATTAAATGAAATAATCGACAACATAAAATCAATCGCTGATAAGGGCAAACGTATAACAGATGCCGACCTATACACTATTGCGTCCACTGTAATGGGTAAACCTTCCGGAGAAGATGCCATCAAACTGAAAGAACTTTCTGTCATGACCGGGAATATTAGCACACCAACTGCAGTTGTAAAGGCGGTTATCAGAGACAGTGAAACAATTGCATCAAACACTGGCGTGGGACCTGTTGATGCCGCTATAAAAGCGGTAGAGGAGATAATTGGAGAATATGCCACAATAAATATTCATGATTTCCGGATAGAAGCAATCTCCGGTGGATCGGATGCTCTCGCTGAAGTTACCATTGGCGTAGAAGATGAGAAAGGAAAAATAATTTCAGCACGTTCAGCAAGTGCGGATATTGTGATTGCATCGGTTGATGCTTTAATAACATCCCTAAACATTATGCTAAAAAGTAAAAGTTAA
- a CDS encoding FAD-binding oxidoreductase — MKYIEKLREIVGKNRVRTSSPELYCYSCDASQIKGMPDYVVRPDSTDQVSKIVQFANKHKIPVTSRGAGTGLAGGAVPISGGIVLDLSSMNRILDVDIENLQVAVEPGVVHAKLNEKLKPYGFFFPPDPGSSAMCTIGGLIANNGSGMRSVKYGTSSRYALDLEVVMADGTVINTGSKTLKTVAGYNLTGLMVGSEGTLGIITKAVLKIAPLPKARTVILASFENPELAGEGVVKTLSSGIVPSACEILDKTAIEALNAFDPNLNLPDVGAILMFEVDGTEGAVEEEAKLIESACSSLATNVKSASTKQESEELWRARRLVGAAISRLDPNRTRVYVGEDVGVPIKEIPRMLKKVREISEEFNIPIMTYGHIGDGNLHTGMAIDVLDDSQWDSLNKAGDKIHRTAIELGGTVSAEHGIGGARSEYMELELGPALDVMLNIKNALDPNNILNPGKLGV; from the coding sequence ATGAAATACATTGAAAAACTACGGGAGATTGTAGGCAAAAACCGGGTCCGTACTTCTTCTCCAGAACTTTATTGCTATTCATGTGATGCATCCCAGATAAAAGGGATGCCAGATTATGTAGTACGTCCCGATAGTACAGATCAGGTATCCAAGATTGTACAGTTTGCAAATAAACACAAAATACCAGTAACCTCAAGAGGTGCAGGGACTGGTCTTGCAGGAGGAGCAGTACCAATAAGTGGGGGTATTGTTCTTGATCTGTCATCCATGAACCGGATACTTGATGTAGATATTGAAAATCTCCAGGTAGCTGTTGAACCGGGAGTTGTTCATGCCAAACTCAATGAAAAACTAAAACCCTATGGATTTTTCTTTCCACCTGATCCTGGGAGTTCTGCTATGTGTACTATAGGTGGATTAATCGCCAACAATGGAAGTGGGATGCGTTCGGTCAAATACGGAACAAGTTCCCGTTATGCACTCGACCTTGAAGTTGTTATGGCTGACGGAACAGTTATCAATACAGGTTCAAAGACTTTGAAAACGGTTGCAGGTTACAATTTGACAGGTCTGATGGTGGGTTCTGAAGGCACACTTGGAATTATTACAAAAGCGGTGTTGAAAATAGCACCACTTCCCAAAGCACGTACTGTAATACTGGCGTCATTTGAAAATCCCGAACTTGCGGGGGAAGGGGTAGTTAAAACACTGTCATCAGGAATAGTCCCTTCTGCATGTGAAATACTTGACAAAACTGCGATTGAAGCGTTAAATGCATTTGACCCAAACCTTAATTTACCCGACGTAGGCGCTATTTTAATGTTTGAAGTTGATGGTACAGAGGGTGCAGTAGAAGAGGAAGCTAAATTAATAGAATCTGCCTGTTCATCACTTGCGACCAATGTTAAAAGTGCATCAACCAAACAGGAAAGTGAAGAATTATGGAGAGCCAGAAGATTGGTGGGTGCAGCCATTTCCCGACTTGATCCCAATCGTACACGTGTGTATGTAGGTGAAGATGTAGGTGTTCCTATTAAAGAAATACCCCGGATGCTTAAAAAAGTTCGTGAAATATCAGAAGAATTCAATATCCCAATTATGACATACGGACATATAGGGGATGGAAACCTGCATACAGGAATGGCTATTGATGTGCTGGATGACAGCCAGTGGGACAGTTTGAATAAAGCTGGTGATAAAATACACAGAACTGCTATAGAACTTGGCGGAACAGTCAGTGCAGAACACGGTATAGGTGGAGCTCGTTCTGAATATATGGAACTTGAACTTGGTCCTGCACTGGATGTAATGCTTAATATCAAAAATGCACTTGATCCAAATAACATACTTAACCCCGGAAAACTGGGGGTGTAA
- a CDS encoding MBL fold metallo-hydrolase: MHVQKINASPYDSNIYLINKKFLIDTGMDAAALIKELENHIDLNTLDTIILTHCHFDHSGAASEVAEKSGAKIAIHEDDVECLKDNSASAADLFGYKAPGIEPDIIYKDGDKVQIADDEYLQIIHTPGHTKGCICLYEPQSKSLFSGDTVFPSGSVGRTDLDGGSADKLEQSIEKLTEFDVKVLYPGHGNVSVDNVNEQIKQSHQASKQLKYLQL; the protein is encoded by the coding sequence ATGCATGTACAAAAAATCAATGCTTCACCCTATGATTCCAATATTTACCTGATTAACAAAAAATTCCTTATCGATACCGGTATGGATGCGGCAGCATTGATAAAGGAACTTGAAAACCATATCGACCTAAACACATTAGATACAATAATACTTACCCATTGCCATTTTGACCACTCAGGTGCAGCTTCAGAGGTTGCAGAAAAAAGTGGAGCAAAAATAGCAATCCATGAAGATGATGTTGAATGTTTAAAAGATAACAGTGCAAGTGCTGCAGACCTTTTCGGATACAAAGCTCCCGGTATAGAACCAGATATTATCTACAAAGATGGTGATAAAGTACAAATAGCAGATGATGAATACCTTCAAATCATCCACACCCCGGGACACACAAAAGGTTGTATATGCCTCTATGAGCCGCAATCAAAATCTCTGTTTTCAGGTGATACTGTATTTCCTTCAGGCAGTGTTGGACGCACTGACCTTGATGGTGGGTCTGCCGATAAACTGGAACAATCAATAGAAAAGCTTACCGAATTTGATGTAAAAGTTCTGTATCCCGGACATGGAAATGTCAGTGTTGATAATGTGAACGAACAAATCAAACAATCACATCAGGCATCCAAACAACTAAAATACTTACAATTATGA